One segment of Arthrobacter sp. MMS18-M83 DNA contains the following:
- the ureG gene encoding urease accessory protein UreG, translating to MSEPIKIGIGGPVGAGKTQLVERLTRHMSREISMAAITNDIYTIEDAKILAANGILPEDRIIGVETGGCPHTAIREDTSMNTAAIEELKKRHPDLQVIFVESGGDNLSATFSPELVDFSIYIIDVAQGEKIPRKAGQGMIKSDLFIINKTDLAPFVGADLSVMERDSKEFRGDKPFCFTNLKTDEGLDKVIAWMRHDVLMLDLAQ from the coding sequence ATGTCTGAACCCATCAAGATCGGCATCGGCGGCCCGGTTGGAGCCGGCAAAACGCAGCTCGTAGAGCGCCTGACCCGCCACATGAGCCGGGAAATCTCCATGGCCGCCATCACCAATGACATCTACACGATCGAAGACGCCAAGATCCTCGCTGCCAACGGCATCCTGCCCGAGGACCGCATCATCGGCGTCGAAACCGGCGGCTGCCCGCACACCGCCATCCGCGAAGACACGTCCATGAACACGGCAGCAATCGAGGAACTCAAGAAACGCCACCCCGACCTGCAGGTCATCTTCGTGGAATCCGGCGGCGACAACCTCTCCGCCACGTTCAGCCCCGAGCTCGTGGACTTCTCGATCTACATCATCGACGTTGCCCAGGGAGAGAAAATCCCCCGCAAAGCCGGCCAAGGCATGATCAAATCGGACCTCTTCATCATCAACAAGACCGACCTCGCCCCGTTTGTTGGGGCCGACTTGTCCGTCATGGAGCGGGACTCCAAGGAATTCCGCGGCGACAAACCCTTCTGCTTCACCAACCTCAAGACCGACGAAGGGCTCGACAAGGTCATCGCATGGATGCGGCACGACGTCCTGATGCTCGACCTGGCGCAATGA
- a CDS encoding urease accessory protein UreF translates to MLNTRTSSASVAAEAGSASHQLALQQLTDSALPTGAFAHSLGFETYIDRGLVSDEASFSTWLSAFVGQQLTYSDGLAIRFLYEGADVGELDAHLSAQLLPRQLREASTKMGGRLIEIGSEVFPSAELEAYRALVTTGRAAGHQPLAFAVVARSLGVPFEEALAAYLFAAVTTLTQNAVRAIPLGQNAGQRVLRKAHDDVAAAAERAAHLTLDDFGAVSPGLEISQMRHEWQRARMFMS, encoded by the coding sequence ATGCTGAACACACGCACTAGTTCGGCTTCGGTTGCTGCCGAGGCTGGGAGCGCCTCTCATCAGCTCGCGCTTCAGCAGCTGACTGACTCCGCGTTGCCTACAGGGGCGTTTGCGCACTCGCTGGGGTTTGAGACGTACATCGACCGTGGGCTCGTATCTGATGAAGCCTCATTCAGCACCTGGCTGTCTGCGTTTGTGGGGCAGCAGTTGACCTATTCAGACGGGTTGGCCATCCGGTTCCTTTATGAGGGGGCGGACGTTGGGGAGCTGGACGCTCATTTGAGCGCTCAGCTACTGCCGCGGCAGTTGCGGGAGGCCAGTACCAAGATGGGCGGGCGGCTGATCGAGATCGGGAGCGAAGTCTTTCCCTCGGCGGAGCTCGAGGCGTACCGGGCCCTGGTGACTACCGGCCGGGCTGCCGGCCATCAGCCGCTGGCGTTCGCCGTCGTCGCGCGCTCGCTCGGCGTGCCGTTCGAGGAAGCGCTCGCCGCGTACCTCTTCGCGGCGGTCACTACCCTGACGCAGAACGCCGTTCGCGCCATCCCGCTCGGCCAGAACGCCGGGCAGCGGGTGCTGCGAAAGGCGCACGACGACGTCGCTGCCGCCGCCGAGCGGGCCGCGCACCTGACGCTGGACGACTTCGGGGCCGTGAGCCCCGGGCTGGAAATTTCGCAGATGCGGCACGAATGGCAACGTGCGCGCATGTTCATGAGCTAG
- the ureE gene encoding urease accessory protein UreE, which produces MIIEKILGNLHELPNPEQYAGLHKEKVVLPSAQLVKRIQRVTTDHGKELGIRLPAGSGDLRDGDILAVDDANLIVVSVLPTDVLVIAARSIYEMGVVAHSLGNRHLQAQFFDADSEYGAEVMVCQYDHTVEDYLKHVGVPYRRQERVMPVPFRHAEHTH; this is translated from the coding sequence ATGATTATCGAAAAGATCCTGGGCAATCTGCACGAACTGCCCAATCCCGAACAGTACGCCGGTCTCCACAAGGAGAAGGTTGTGCTGCCCAGCGCCCAACTGGTCAAACGCATCCAACGCGTCACCACGGACCACGGCAAGGAGCTTGGGATCCGCCTCCCCGCCGGATCCGGGGACCTGCGCGACGGCGACATCCTCGCCGTCGATGATGCGAACCTCATCGTGGTCTCCGTGCTGCCGACCGATGTCCTGGTCATCGCCGCGCGGAGCATCTACGAAATGGGCGTGGTGGCGCACTCTTTGGGCAACCGGCACCTGCAGGCCCAATTCTTCGACGCCGACTCCGAGTACGGGGCCGAAGTCATGGTGTGTCAGTACGACCACACGGTCGAGGACTACCTCAAACACGTCGGCGTGCCGTACCGCCGCCAGGAACGCGTAATGCCGGTGCCTTTCCGCCATGCTGAACACACGCACTAG
- the ureC gene encoding urease subunit alpha: MSFEISRKQYADLYGPTTGDSIRLADTELFLEIEKDYTVYGEEVMFGGGKVVRDGMGQNGQVTREGRLPGSNAASDQVLDVPDTVISNVVVLDYTGIYKADVALKDGHIFKIGKAGNPQIADGVDIVIGASTEMIAGEGKILTAGGVDTHIHYISPDQVPTALCSGVTTMVGGGTGPAEGTKATTVTPGKWHISRMLQAAEGLPINIGLLGKGHASAIEPLAEQIRAGAVGLKVHEDWGATTSSIDMSLRVADEYDVQVAIHTDTLNECGFVEDTIKAIDGRVIHTFHTEGAGGGHAPDIIKIAGLPNVLPASTNPTLPYTRNTIEEHLDMLMVCHHLNPDIPEDVAFADSRIRAETIAAEDVLQDLGIFSMTSSDSQAMGRVGEVVIRTWQVADAMKRQRGVLKDPSGASHGAENGLGQESDNFRIKRYISKYTINPAIAQGMADSIGSVEVGKFADVVLWNPAFFGVKPDLVLKGGQIAYALMGDSNGSIPTPQPRTMRPMFATHGKALQQSSITFLSKAAIEAGVPGELGLERVIRPVSGIRNLSKADLKFNGETPDIAVDPETYKVTVDGEDVTCEPSDVLPMAQRYFLF; the protein is encoded by the coding sequence GCCCAACGACGGGCGACTCCATCCGCTTGGCGGACACCGAACTTTTCCTTGAGATCGAGAAGGACTACACGGTCTACGGCGAAGAGGTCATGTTCGGCGGCGGCAAAGTGGTGCGCGACGGCATGGGGCAGAACGGCCAAGTGACCCGCGAGGGCCGCTTGCCCGGATCCAACGCAGCTTCGGACCAGGTCCTTGACGTCCCGGACACTGTCATTTCGAACGTGGTGGTCCTCGACTACACCGGAATCTACAAGGCCGATGTGGCGCTCAAGGACGGGCACATCTTCAAGATCGGCAAAGCCGGGAACCCGCAGATCGCCGACGGCGTGGACATCGTGATCGGCGCCAGTACCGAGATGATCGCGGGGGAGGGCAAGATCCTCACCGCAGGCGGCGTTGACACCCATATCCACTACATTTCCCCGGACCAGGTCCCCACTGCCCTGTGCAGCGGCGTCACCACCATGGTGGGCGGTGGCACGGGACCGGCCGAAGGTACCAAGGCCACCACCGTCACGCCCGGCAAATGGCACATTTCGCGGATGCTGCAAGCGGCGGAGGGGCTCCCGATCAATATCGGCCTCCTGGGCAAGGGGCACGCCTCTGCCATCGAGCCGCTGGCCGAACAGATCCGCGCAGGCGCCGTGGGCCTCAAAGTCCATGAGGACTGGGGCGCCACGACGTCGTCCATCGACATGTCGCTTCGCGTAGCCGATGAATATGACGTGCAGGTAGCCATCCACACGGACACGCTCAACGAGTGCGGATTCGTGGAAGACACCATCAAGGCGATCGACGGCCGCGTGATCCACACCTTCCACACCGAAGGAGCAGGCGGTGGGCACGCCCCGGACATCATCAAGATCGCCGGACTGCCCAACGTGCTCCCGGCATCCACCAACCCCACGCTCCCGTACACGCGAAACACCATCGAAGAGCACCTCGACATGCTCATGGTGTGCCACCACCTCAACCCGGACATTCCGGAAGACGTGGCATTCGCCGATTCCCGCATCCGGGCCGAGACCATCGCGGCCGAAGACGTGCTCCAGGACCTGGGCATCTTCTCCATGACGTCCTCGGATTCCCAGGCCATGGGACGTGTGGGCGAAGTCGTGATCCGCACCTGGCAGGTGGCCGATGCCATGAAGCGGCAGCGAGGCGTCCTCAAAGACCCGTCCGGCGCAAGCCACGGCGCTGAAAACGGCCTGGGCCAGGAAAGCGACAACTTCAGAATCAAGCGCTACATCTCCAAATACACCATCAACCCGGCCATCGCGCAGGGCATGGCGGACTCCATCGGCTCCGTGGAAGTGGGCAAGTTCGCCGATGTCGTCCTCTGGAATCCGGCCTTCTTCGGCGTGAAGCCGGACCTGGTACTCAAAGGCGGGCAGATCGCCTACGCACTCATGGGCGATTCCAACGGCTCCATCCCAACCCCGCAGCCGCGCACCATGCGCCCGATGTTCGCCACCCACGGAAAGGCGCTGCAGCAGTCCTCCATCACCTTCTTGTCGAAGGCGGCCATCGAGGCCGGGGTCCCGGGAGAACTCGGCCTGGAACGGGTCATCCGGCCGGTGTCCGGCATCCGGAACCTGAGCAAAGCGGACTTGAAGTTCAACGGCGAGACGCCGGATATCGCCGTCGACCCCGAGACCTACAAAGTGACGGTCGACGGCGAAGACGTCACCTGCGAGCCGTCCGACGTGCTGCCCATGGCCCAGCGCTACTTCCTTTTCTAG